Below is a genomic region from Echinicola rosea.
TTATGACCACGCCTTTGTGCAGTCCACAGCCAATAGAATCATAGAATTCACGCCTAATGGCACGATTGACAGACGGATGAGCTATGATGACTACCTCGAAAGTGATGAAATCAAAGCCTTACGCGAAAGCATGTATCAAAAAGGGTGATTTCACTTTAATAATCCATTAACAGGTCCCTTTTTGAACATTCCAAACGGTTCAAAAAGGGATTTTTTAGCTTCATAGACTATGACCCAATATCCACAGATCATCCTCAAAAGGGGAAAAGAGATATCTTTAAAAAGACGTCACCATTGGGTGTTTTCAGGTGCCATCGCCAAGGAAGCCCCAGACCTCCAAAATGGCCAACTTGTAAGCGTGTACAGTCATCGCGATGAGTTTCTGGGAACAGGTCATTACCAAAAAGGATCCATTACGGTAAGAATAATCAGTTTTGAGCCTCGGGAAATCGATGCTTCATTTTGGCAAGAAAAACTCCAAGATGCCTATCAAATGCGCGCCAAGATCGGGTTGACCGATAGTAATAGCACAAATATCTATCGGCTCATCCACGGAGAAGGGGACCAACTCCCGGGATTGATCATTGACCATTACAATGGCACTGCTGTCATTCAGGCCCATAGCATAGGCATGTACCAGCACCGGGATGAAATCTCCAAGGCCCTACAAACCGTGTATGGGGAGAAACTAAAGGCCGTCTATGATAAAAGTGCTGAAACGCTGAAAGGAATTGCCGGTATCGAAAACCAATTTCTTTACGGTAAGCCCGCGACCAACATCGTCCTAGAGAATGACTGTAACTATGAGATTGATTGGGAAAAAGGTCAAAAAACAGGTTTTTTCATTGACCAGCGTGAAAACAGGAAGCTACTTGGAAAATACAGCCAAGGCAAAAAAGTACTGAACACTTTTTGCTATTCGGGAGGATTTTCGATCGCGGCACTCGAAGCGGGTGCTAACGAAGTACATTCTGTGGACATCTCTGCCAAGGCAATAGAACTGACCGAAAAAAACCTTCAGCTCAATCCGGATTTTTTGGGCAAGCATGAATCCAAAGTGGCCGATGTGGTCAAATATATCCGGGAAATAGAGCAGGATTATGACGTCATCGTACTGGATCCACCAGCCTTTGCCAAGAACATGAAGGCGCGTCACAATGCAGTCCAGGCATACAAAAGGTTGAATGCAGAAGCCCTTAAGCATATCAAACCGGGCGGCATTCTATTTACGTTTAGCTGTTCCCAAGTGGTGGACAAGCAGCTCTTTGCACATACCATCACTGCAGCAGCCATCGAAGTGGGCCGAAATGTCCGTATCCTTCAGCAACTCACCCAACCGGCCGACCACCCCATCAATGCTTTCCATACCGAAACGGAATACCTGAAAGGGCTGGTCTTGTATGTGGAGTAGAGGTTGGAAGGTTTGTTTGAAATGCCGTCACTTCACGTCGATATTATACACAAAAGCGCGGTACTTTAGCAGCGCCACGAATACTGCTCCTCCTACCGCATTACCAAACAATGCAAAAACCTGGAAGTTCAGGTACCTTCCAAAGGTGATATTGGTAGAGCTTACCAAACCTGCGAAGACCTCGACATTCCCCACAATGCTATGATGCAGACCAGTAAAAGCCATCATAGAGGTAATAATAAAGATGATCACAATCCTGCTCAAGGTATCCCGAGAGGAAGACAAGAGCCAAGACAGTAGCCCCATTAGCCAACCCGCCAGCATGGCACTGCTAAAGATCACCAAACTGGGAAAATCCGTAGCATGAAGGGCTATTTTTTCCACCACTATGATGTCAAATATACCCAGTTGAGGCCCAATCCACAATAACAGCGAAGCGATCAGCATGCCGCCAATGATGTTTCCGGCAATCACCAAGCCCCATATTTTCAACAAACTGGACACACTCCGTTTTTTATTGAGCACGGGTAAGGTCAACAAGGAAGTCTGTTCAGTAAAAAGAATGGACTGCCCAAGAATAACCATGATGAAACCCACTGGATATACCAATGCCGTCAACTTATAACTGACATCTTCACCAAGAAATTTGGAAAAGTAAGCATAAACTGCACAGATCAACAAATAGCTAAAGCCTATCTCCAATCCAGCCGTCAAAGAACTGAGCAATAAGCTGCTAGGTTTTTTGTCGTATGTTTCCAATCCTTCGGTGATTTGCTCTTTGAGAATCTCACCATGGGATTTGGTACCGTCATTTGAGACAGATTTGGATTTTTTAAGCTCCGAATCAATGTTTTTCTGTCGCTTCTCCTCTTCCTTTTGTCGCTTTACCTCTTCCTTTTGACGCTGTACTTCTTCTTTATCCAGTTTGTCGGCCATAGATTTTATGCTTTAAAATCTCAATAACGCACAAAATACGTTTTATTCATAGTTTGAATTTATAAAATATAGAATTGATTTACTTTGATGTTTATCCTAGATTAGTGTTCGCCGTCTCAATCGTAATTTCTATTATCAAACATTGTAATAACCGGTCTTTCCGAAGATAAAAACTTGAACATACTTTGCGCTTTGTTCTTGCCCCTTTACTCTAATCTTATGTGTATATTTGTCCATTATTGCGTTTAACACATAATTTGTCAATGTTCAAAAAACACCTGACGTAAAGATATGACATACGATATTGCAATTGTGGGTGGTGGAATTGTGGGACTTGCCACCGGCCTTAAGATCATTCAGCAGCGACCAGAACTTAAGGTAGTCGTACTGGAAAAGGAAACCGAACTGGCCAAACACCAAACCGGCAATAATTCCGGGGTAATACATTCTGGTCTGTATTACAAGCCAGGGTCACTAAAAGCCACTAATTGCATTAAGGGCTACCAAGAACTGGTAGATTTCTGTGAAGAAGAAAATATCCCTTTTGAAATCACGGGTAAAGTAGTCGTAGCCACCAAAGATGAGCAGCTCCCATTGCTCCAAAACCTGCTTAAGCGAGGGCTCCAAAATGGATTGAAAGGTACTCGCCAGATCACATTGGACGAACTCAAGGAATACGAACCTTATTGCCAAGGTGTAGCGGCCCTGCACGTGCCCCAAACCGGCATTGTGGACTATAAAAAAGTGGCTTTGGCATATGGTGAAAAATTCAAATCCCTGGGTGGAGAAATCCTGCTGAACCACAAAGTAAAAAAAATCCATCATAGAGCCGGTCAAACAGAGCTGATCACTTCCGGAAAAACGATCGTTTCCCGCTTAATGATCAATTGCGCGGGGCTTTATTCCGACAAAGTGGCCGACATGAACGGCGAACTTGACCTGGATGTCAAAATCATTCCTTTCCGTGGAGAATATTACAAACTCAAAAAAGAGCGGGAATACTTGGTCAAAAACCTGATTTATCCGGTTCCTGACCCTAATTTCCCATTCTTAGGTGTGCACTTTACCCGTATGATGAAAGGCGGTGTGGAAGCCGGACCAAATGCCGTCATGGCCTTCAAGCGCGAAGGATACAAAAGGACGGATTTTAACCTCAAAGAATTTCGAGAAGCCATTACCTGGCCGGGACTACAGAAAGTAGCAGCCAAATATTGGAAAACCGGTATTGGCGAATACTACCGATCCTTTTCGAAAGCAGCCTTTACTGCGGCCTTGCAAGAACTTATTCCTGACGTTAAAGAAGATGATCTCATAGACGGAGGCGCTGGTGTGCGTGCCCAAGCTTGCGACCGTACAGGTGGATTATTGGATGATTTTGCCATTACCGAAAATACCCATGCCATCAACGTCCTCAATGCCCCCAGTCCAGCGGCCACCTCTTCCCTATCCATTGGCGAAACGGTATCTGCACGGGCACTGAAACGGTTTTTATGATGATATAATTGTCTTCACCCAAAAGGAAAAGCACCACTATAACCCTGGAAGAAGACGGTATGCCCCCTCTCCTTCACTTTTGTGGCCACAAATCTCTTGACAAATTTAAGCCAAAATGCCGTTAACATATACCCGAGCAACACTACTTTCCTGCTTACTCTTCGTCTTTGCCTTTTCCTCCATATTGGCCCAAACCAAAAAATGGAAAGAAAAGGACTATGCGGACACCATCCAAACATTGATCGGCGGCGAGCGGGAGTATGCAGTCCAAAGTGGTCGGGTGGACCTGCTGACCGATGAGCACGCCTTTGAGGTGGAATGGGCCAACAAATGGAAAGATGCCATCGGCCAATCGCTATGGTACGGGCTCCAGACTAACCGTAAACCCGGTATCGTCCTGATCCTCCGCTCCAAAAAAGACTACAAATACTACATCCAGCTAAATTCCGCCCTTAGCTATGCCAAATTGCAGGATGAAATAGCGGTCTATATCTATCCGGAAGATTTTGAGGATAAAATGGGAAAACATTAAAACCACAAGTGAGCAAGCTTTTAAAAATCAACCGCTAGATAAAATACGCCATTCTGGGTATTGTGTACGCATGGGATAATGCTTATTTTAGGATTTTGTTATTCTAAATTTTTATCATGATGAAATACATTGGATTTGCTTTTCTACTACTTATTAACCTTTCGCAATCCGTCCATGCTATTGACCCGGACAGGGAGTATATCCGCACACCTGATGCTGGTAATTGGCCTTATGAAGCACTTAAAATCACCACTGAAGACAAAATAAAGCTCAACACCTGGATTTACGAAGCTGATAAAACCAAGAATAAGAACACCGTCATAGTGTTAGCCTACCCGGATGCTGGTAATATGTCTTATTTTGTTTATCACGCATGGATCATGGCAAAGGCTGGATATACAGTAGTTACCTTTGACTACCGCGGATTTGGCAAAAGTGATGATTTTACAATCAATAAAAGTGCGCTTTATCACACTGAATTTATCACAGATTTAACTGCTATTGTGGATAATATTTACACCAGATTCCAAGATAAAAAGATAGGAATATGGGCCATGTCTATGGGAAGCATCATCACCTCTCGAGCTTATCCATCGATCAAAGGGAAAATAGACTTTATCATAGGCGAAGGTTATGTTACCGATACATCAGCCATTATCGACAAGTACCAAGCCCAGGAGAAGCATCTTGACCTTCCTGAGGCCTCAGGGACTTATATGAACTCGATCCAATCAATAAATATCCCGATGCTCATTTTTACAGCTTCTGAGGATACCATCACCACACATGAAGATGCGCTGAAGTTGAAGGACAAGCTCGGAGATACCTGTCACATAATCCAATACCAAGCAGCACACCTTCAAGGTTTTCAGTATCTGTATGAATCCAAAGGCTTCGGAGGATGGTACATGGAGCAAATAGATGCATTCATAAAGTCCATTTCATGATGACCTCCTATTTTTGCAAAAGTAGAAGGTAAATTCCAGCCCAACATTATTCTCGAAATTCCTATTGTTTTTAGATTGATAGGAAAAATACTTCCCTTATCGTAAACGGAAAACACTTTATGATCGTTGATAAAGCAGATGAAATAAGTCAGCTTATCAATCAACAGGAACCATTACTTTTTACTGCACGATAAACCCTTTTTGTAACCTCCCCTTTTTGAATCATAAAACATTTGAAAACCATTATGAAAACGAACTTGATTTTAGTTGTAGTCATGTTTTTTGGGGTGGCATATCATGTCTCTGCCCAAAACCCAGACTTAAAATGGCTGGATATTGAACTTTCCAATTATCAATACCCTTATGACGTACACTCAATCGATCTGAATGTGCAGGGTCAACATCTCCACATGGCCTACATGGATGTCAAACCTACCAACTACAATGGCAAAAACGTCCTCCTGCTACACGGCAAAAACTTTAATGGAGCTTATTGGGAGACCACCATTGAGGCACTTACCCAGAAAGGGTTCAGGGTAATCGTCCCTGATCAAATCGGTTTTGGCAAAAGCTCCAAACCGAGCCAATTTCATTACACCTTCCAGCAATTGGCCCAAAATACCAAAGCAGTTCTGGACGAGATCGGGGTGGACCAGGCCGCTGTGCTCGGCCATTCCATGGGCGGTATGCTGGCGACCCGATTTGCGCTGATGTACCCCGAAATCACAGAAAAGCTGATTTTGGAAAATCCCATTGGGTTGGAAGATTGGAAACTAAAAGTCCCCTACAAACCTGTGGAGTGGTGGTACCAAAATGAGCTAAAAAAAGACTATGACGCCATCAAAGCCTATCAAACAGAAAACTACTATGACAATAAATGGAAACCTGAGTACGATGAATGGGTGAATTTACTGGCCGGATGGACCTTTAATTCCAATTACGAGACCATTGCTTGGAATGCAGCCCTTACTTACGACATGATCTTTACCCAGCCTGTCGTATATGAATTTAAAAACATCACCGTACCTACACTACTGATCATCGGTACCCGTGACAGAACTGCCCTGGGAAAACCACTGGTTTCTGAAGAAGTCAGGGCAACAATGGGACGGTATGATGAGTTGGGGAAAAAGACCCAAGAACGTATTCCCGATGCCCAATTGGTGGAAATAGAGGATACTGGACACCTTCCCCATATTGAGCGATTCGAACAGTTCATTTCCCCCTTGATTACCTTTTTGAAACCTATAGATACTGCCAAGCCACTAAGATAGTTATATCATTTCTTCATTGGAAAATAACTGATACAAGCCTCATTAATTGATATATTTACTTAAAATTAGTATATTTTACTTGTGAATTTTCCTACTTATTTAAATAAACACTTCCATTCATGAGCACGGCTTCCCCTTCCACCGCTTTATTGGTAATGGACATGCAATCGGTGATCCTGAACTTCATGCCAAATCACGAAACCACCTTACACAA
It encodes:
- a CDS encoding alpha/beta fold hydrolase, with protein sequence MKTNLILVVVMFFGVAYHVSAQNPDLKWLDIELSNYQYPYDVHSIDLNVQGQHLHMAYMDVKPTNYNGKNVLLLHGKNFNGAYWETTIEALTQKGFRVIVPDQIGFGKSSKPSQFHYTFQQLAQNTKAVLDEIGVDQAAVLGHSMGGMLATRFALMYPEITEKLILENPIGLEDWKLKVPYKPVEWWYQNELKKDYDAIKAYQTENYYDNKWKPEYDEWVNLLAGWTFNSNYETIAWNAALTYDMIFTQPVVYEFKNITVPTLLIIGTRDRTALGKPLVSEEVRATMGRYDELGKKTQERIPDAQLVEIEDTGHLPHIERFEQFISPLITFLKPIDTAKPLR
- a CDS encoding formate/nitrite transporter family protein, translated to MADKLDKEEVQRQKEEVKRQKEEEKRQKNIDSELKKSKSVSNDGTKSHGEILKEQITEGLETYDKKPSSLLLSSLTAGLEIGFSYLLICAVYAYFSKFLGEDVSYKLTALVYPVGFIMVILGQSILFTEQTSLLTLPVLNKKRSVSSLLKIWGLVIAGNIIGGMLIASLLLWIGPQLGIFDIIVVEKIALHATDFPSLVIFSSAMLAGWLMGLLSWLLSSSRDTLSRIVIIFIITSMMAFTGLHHSIVGNVEVFAGLVSSTNITFGRYLNFQVFALFGNAVGGAVFVALLKYRAFVYNIDVK
- the lhgO gene encoding L-2-hydroxyglutarate oxidase; this translates as MTYDIAIVGGGIVGLATGLKIIQQRPELKVVVLEKETELAKHQTGNNSGVIHSGLYYKPGSLKATNCIKGYQELVDFCEEENIPFEITGKVVVATKDEQLPLLQNLLKRGLQNGLKGTRQITLDELKEYEPYCQGVAALHVPQTGIVDYKKVALAYGEKFKSLGGEILLNHKVKKIHHRAGQTELITSGKTIVSRLMINCAGLYSDKVADMNGELDLDVKIIPFRGEYYKLKKEREYLVKNLIYPVPDPNFPFLGVHFTRMMKGGVEAGPNAVMAFKREGYKRTDFNLKEFREAITWPGLQKVAAKYWKTGIGEYYRSFSKAAFTAALQELIPDVKEDDLIDGGAGVRAQACDRTGGLLDDFAITENTHAINVLNAPSPAATSSLSIGETVSARALKRFL
- a CDS encoding alpha/beta hydrolase; protein product: MMKYIGFAFLLLINLSQSVHAIDPDREYIRTPDAGNWPYEALKITTEDKIKLNTWIYEADKTKNKNTVIVLAYPDAGNMSYFVYHAWIMAKAGYTVVTFDYRGFGKSDDFTINKSALYHTEFITDLTAIVDNIYTRFQDKKIGIWAMSMGSIITSRAYPSIKGKIDFIIGEGYVTDTSAIIDKYQAQEKHLDLPEASGTYMNSIQSINIPMLIFTASEDTITTHEDALKLKDKLGDTCHIIQYQAAHLQGFQYLYESKGFGGWYMEQIDAFIKSIS
- a CDS encoding class I SAM-dependent rRNA methyltransferase, translating into MTQYPQIILKRGKEISLKRRHHWVFSGAIAKEAPDLQNGQLVSVYSHRDEFLGTGHYQKGSITVRIISFEPREIDASFWQEKLQDAYQMRAKIGLTDSNSTNIYRLIHGEGDQLPGLIIDHYNGTAVIQAHSIGMYQHRDEISKALQTVYGEKLKAVYDKSAETLKGIAGIENQFLYGKPATNIVLENDCNYEIDWEKGQKTGFFIDQRENRKLLGKYSQGKKVLNTFCYSGGFSIAALEAGANEVHSVDISAKAIELTEKNLQLNPDFLGKHESKVADVVKYIREIEQDYDVIVLDPPAFAKNMKARHNAVQAYKRLNAEALKHIKPGGILFTFSCSQVVDKQLFAHTITAAAIEVGRNVRILQQLTQPADHPINAFHTETEYLKGLVLYVE